CAGTCAAGGTTACTGGTAAGTTAAGTAAACGTTCAACCTGTCGAAAAAACGAATTGATTTCAAACTTACAGCAAAGCCGGCTCCAAGCGAAGAGGAGACAGTCTAGTTTGTGAGATTCACAAAATATTTCTTCATTCCCAGATCGTGGTCATGGTGTTAGACAACCAGGCACTCCAGCGAGAGGCTGCCGATCAAACTGAATTAATTGAGCAGCTGTTGGATATTGGCGCGGCACTTTCCAGCAGTTACGATCTGGGCGAGTTGCTGAACTTAATTTTATCCAAAAGTCGGGAAATAACTAGCAGTGATGCCGGCAGTGTTTACTTGGTAGACAGTAGCGATGGGACACCAAAGTTGCTGTTTAAAGTGGCGCAAAATGCCTCGCGGCCTAATGTTTCATTCCGCGAGTTTGCTATTCCCATGACGCGTCAAAGTTTGGCGGGATATGTGGCGTTAACAGGTGAAAGCTTGAACCTGCCAGATGCCTACGATCTTCCCCCTACGGTTCCTTACCAACTGGATCGCAGCTTTGACAGAGACATTTCTTATCACACCCGCTCAGTTCTAGTGTTACCGATGCAGAACCGGCAGGGCGACATGATGGGCGTCCTGCAATTGATCAATCGCAAAACTCAACCTGATGTCGCGGTGAACGCCGAAAACGTCCGAGAAGTTACCCAGCCATACTCGGATTGGGAACAGCGTATTGTGCGATCCCTGGCTTCTCAGGCGGCGATTTCCATTGAGCGAAATCAGTTGCAAGATAGTATTGAAAACTTGTTTGAAGGCTTTGTGAAAGCTTCTGTCCAAGTCATCGAAGCCAGAGATCCCTGTACATCTGGCCATTCTGAACGTGTAGCGTCCCTGACAGTCCGTCTCAGCGAAGAAGTTAATACAGTCTCCGTAGGACCCCTGCGCCAGATCAATTTTAGCGAACGCCAAATTCAAGAAACTCGCTACGCCGCTTTGTTGCACGATTTTGGCAAAGTTGGCGTGCCTGAAGCGATTTTAGTCAAACAAAAGAAATTATATCCAGGCCAGATGGATGTAATTCACTATCGCTTTACCTTGGCCAAACGGACGCTGGAAATGGAGTGCGCTGAAGAAAAATTCCGATATTTGCTCGCTCATCCCAATCACGAATCCGAGACGGGGTGTTCGGTATGTCAGCATTTGCAACAGTTCGACACCCAGCGGGATCGGGCAATTGAAAAACTAAATCATTACTGGCAGATCTTAGTGGAGGCAAATGAGCCTCGAATTTTGGCGGAGGCTCCTTTGGCTGAGCTGGGAGAGCTCTCTCGCTACACCTATCGAGATGTTGATGGTGGAATTCAGCCGCTGCTCTCACCAGCAGAGATGACGCAACTGATGGTACACAAAGGCAACCTGACCGATGAAGAGCGATTGGCAATTCAGTCTCATGTAACGCATACCTACGCCTTTCTGCAGCGGATTCCCTGGACGAAGGGTTTAGAAGAGATTCCTCAAATTGCCTATGGCCATCATGAGATGCTCGACGGCACCGGCTATCCACGGGGCTTGAAACAGCAGGAAATTCCTATACAAGCTCAAATTATTACGATTGCAGATATTTACGATGCCCTCACAGCTGGGGATCGCCCCTACAAACGGGGCTTGTCAGTTGAATCGGCATTGCAAATTTTGCGGCAGGAAGCGGCTCACAACAAAATTAATGCCGATTTTTTAGAGCTTTTTGAGCAGCGCCAAGTCTTTTCTGTGCTAGGACATAACTTAGAGGTTGAACTAGAGTCGGCGTAGGCTATAACGGCAGACATTAGCCACTTATTTGCGGTTGTCGGATTCGGAGCCGGCAGTTTCGGGTCAGCTCGCTACAAATAACCGGGAAAGCCAAGCATTCGTCGCCTAGAACCCTGATTAAATGATTGAGCAAGGTGAGATGCGAATCGTTTTGGATAAAGTATAATTTTTTGAGAAATGCTCACAGGAAGTTTATACTACATTCCTGCCTATCATCTGTTTTTGGAGCGGGTGAGCAGGGGACGACAACCCTTCCCCACTTGCGGCTGAAAGCAATGTTTGCTGAACGAACGGTGGAAAATCCGGAACAACAGGGGATTTTCCTAAACAGAAAATTTTCGCTTTCAGGACAGTGTTTAGACAGGGCCGTCACTGACTGTAAGTTATAAGTA
Above is a genomic segment from Microcoleus sp. FACHB-68 containing:
- a CDS encoding HD domain-containing phosphohydrolase — translated: MVLDNQALQREAADQTELIEQLLDIGAALSSSYDLGELLNLILSKSREITSSDAGSVYLVDSSDGTPKLLFKVAQNASRPNVSFREFAIPMTRQSLAGYVALTGESLNLPDAYDLPPTVPYQLDRSFDRDISYHTRSVLVLPMQNRQGDMMGVLQLINRKTQPDVAVNAENVREVTQPYSDWEQRIVRSLASQAAISIERNQLQDSIENLFEGFVKASVQVIEARDPCTSGHSERVASLTVRLSEEVNTVSVGPLRQINFSERQIQETRYAALLHDFGKVGVPEAILVKQKKLYPGQMDVIHYRFTLAKRTLEMECAEEKFRYLLAHPNHESETGCSVCQHLQQFDTQRDRAIEKLNHYWQILVEANEPRILAEAPLAELGELSRYTYRDVDGGIQPLLSPAEMTQLMVHKGNLTDEERLAIQSHVTHTYAFLQRIPWTKGLEEIPQIAYGHHEMLDGTGYPRGLKQQEIPIQAQIITIADIYDALTAGDRPYKRGLSVESALQILRQEAAHNKINADFLELFEQRQVFSVLGHNLEVELESA